From the genome of Gemmatimonas phototrophica, one region includes:
- a CDS encoding tetratricopeptide repeat protein, which yields MVLAVFGLLAVLATTPANAQQSAAPRLAPKRALTVGPAPGCAIPPSGPPAIRRDNAEARRLALAGQESALIGDQAAARDAFARAAVLNPGDERIAYDLARAHEELVDSTRAISEYCRYLTLSPGGREATDVRDRLTRLVPALSQRQAADVQVAFRLGLALFDDGRYAAAERAFDDVIRGARESPEGYFNRGLARAASGNRSVALQDLEQYRVNAPSVDDRVEVGRAIEVLRRPVYSTGGAFARSLLPGVGQLYTGHTTRGIITMLGVGAGVAAAVMQQSTTETIAYTDPNGVPAPFTRTTRERAYFIPGAGAAVGFTLIGLIDAVVSANRSQRDADIVARSTRRTAIAPVLPRSFRGEATGVQFSVRF from the coding sequence ATGGTCCTAGCAGTTTTCGGCCTGTTGGCGGTACTGGCGACCACCCCCGCCAACGCCCAGCAAAGCGCTGCGCCACGTCTTGCACCGAAACGTGCACTCACGGTTGGCCCGGCCCCCGGTTGTGCCATTCCGCCTTCCGGTCCGCCGGCGATCCGGCGTGACAACGCGGAAGCCCGTCGATTGGCGTTGGCCGGTCAGGAATCAGCGTTGATTGGCGATCAGGCCGCAGCGCGTGACGCCTTCGCACGGGCCGCAGTGCTCAACCCGGGCGACGAGCGCATCGCCTATGATCTGGCGCGGGCACACGAAGAACTTGTCGACTCCACCCGCGCCATCTCGGAATACTGCCGATACCTCACGCTGTCCCCCGGTGGACGAGAAGCCACCGACGTACGCGATCGACTCACACGGCTGGTTCCGGCCCTGTCACAACGCCAGGCCGCCGATGTGCAGGTTGCCTTTCGCCTCGGGCTCGCCCTCTTTGATGACGGGCGCTACGCCGCTGCCGAACGCGCCTTTGATGACGTGATCCGTGGTGCCAGAGAGTCGCCGGAAGGTTACTTCAATCGCGGACTGGCGAGAGCAGCCTCTGGCAATCGTTCGGTGGCCTTGCAGGACCTCGAGCAGTATCGAGTGAACGCCCCCAGTGTTGATGACCGCGTGGAAGTGGGACGGGCCATTGAAGTGCTGCGTCGGCCGGTCTACAGCACCGGTGGGGCGTTTGCGCGCTCGCTGTTGCCCGGCGTCGGGCAGCTGTACACCGGCCATACCACCCGCGGCATCATCACCATGCTTGGGGTGGGCGCCGGCGTTGCTGCCGCTGTCATGCAGCAGAGTACAACGGAAACGATTGCCTACACGGATCCCAACGGGGTACCGGCACCGTTCACCCGCACAACGCGCGAACGCGCCTACTTCATTCCTGGTGCGGGCGCGGCGGTTGGGTTCACGCTTATCGGGCTCATCGACGCGGTAGTCTCGGCTAATCGATCGCAGCGTGACGCCGATATTGTTGCCCGGTCCACGCGACGCACCGCGATTGCACCGGTGCTGCCGCGATCGTTCCGCGGAGAGGCCACCGGTGTGCAATTCTCGGTGCGCTTCTGA